In uncultured Bacteroides sp., one genomic interval encodes:
- a CDS encoding endo-1,4-beta-xylanase yields the protein MKLKYLTPLLLIAVLSMSCKAINQPADSNSGPGLKDVAGKHFLIGAAVSVRQIAGMDPNATKLIKKHFNSIVAENCMKSEVIHPTEDTYNFTAADALVKFGEENKMAIIGHCLIWHSQLSPWFCVDKDGNNVSPEVLKERVKNHISTIVSRYKGKIKGWDVVNEAIESDGSWRKTKFYEILGEEYIPLAFQYAHEADPNVELYYNDYGMNAKGKRDKVVELVNSMKKKGLRIDAIGMQGHVGMDYPALDEFEESIKSFSSTGAKVMITEWDMSALPTVNMSANVADMVTYKKEMNPYPNGLPDSVSLEWNNRMEKFFNLFIKYSDVISRVTAWGITDGDSWKNGFPVRGRTDYPLLFDRNYNPKPFINKILNSSK from the coding sequence ATGAAATTAAAATATTTAACCCCCTTATTATTAATTGCAGTTCTTTCTATGAGCTGTAAGGCAATTAATCAGCCGGCTGATTCAAATTCAGGTCCTGGTTTAAAAGATGTAGCTGGTAAACATTTCCTTATTGGAGCAGCTGTAAGCGTAAGGCAAATTGCCGGTATGGACCCCAATGCAACGAAGCTTATTAAGAAGCATTTCAATTCTATTGTTGCCGAGAATTGCATGAAATCGGAAGTCATTCATCCAACTGAAGATACCTACAACTTTACTGCTGCCGATGCATTGGTAAAGTTTGGAGAAGAAAATAAAATGGCAATCATTGGCCACTGTCTGATTTGGCATTCACAGTTATCTCCCTGGTTCTGTGTTGACAAAGATGGAAACAATGTTTCTCCGGAAGTGTTGAAAGAACGCGTGAAAAATCATATTTCCACAATCGTAAGTCGTTATAAAGGCAAGATTAAAGGTTGGGATGTAGTGAATGAAGCCATTGAATCAGATGGATCATGGCGCAAAACCAAATTTTATGAAATTTTAGGTGAAGAGTATATTCCTTTAGCTTTTCAGTATGCACACGAAGCCGATCCTAATGTAGAATTGTATTACAATGATTATGGTATGAATGCAAAAGGAAAGCGTGACAAAGTTGTGGAGCTGGTAAACAGTATGAAGAAAAAAGGACTCCGCATAGATGCAATTGGTATGCAAGGACACGTAGGTATGGACTATCCTGCTTTAGATGAGTTCGAAGAAAGCATTAAAAGCTTTAGCAGTACAGGTGCAAAGGTTATGATTACGGAGTGGGATATGAGTGCTTTACCTACTGTAAATATGAGTGCCAATGTTGCGGATATGGTTACTTATAAGAAAGAAATGAATCCTTATCCAAACGGACTTCCCGATTCTGTTTCATTGGAATGGAATAATCGTATGGAGAAATTCTTTAATTTGTTTATTAAGTATTCCGATGTTATATCACGTGTTACTGCATGGGGAATTACAGATGGTGATTCATGGAAAAACGGCTTCCCTGTAAGAGGTAGAACCGATTACCCATTGTTGTTCGACCGTAATTATAACCCGAAACCATTTATTAATAAGATTTTAAACAGCTCAAAATAA
- a CDS encoding DUF4412 domain-containing protein yields the protein MKNIIQLMLFAFLLISCGGKQSQKQGEQSADATSETAVKNESNLLAKKKYPIEKGIIHQKINAAGFETTPVIYFDKWGDWQATESSVEMEIMGVKGGSHSLNIVKGDEHWDIDLTEKKGRYYKLTAKINDLGVDINTLSKEMMKEMKIEDLGEETFLGYKCKKLKVKNDKMKMNMTYLTYGNLMMKMDGEAMGIKTKMEVTKIETATPPAEKFNVPKGVKIEGEK from the coding sequence ATGAAAAACATCATTCAACTAATGCTTTTTGCATTTTTATTAATCTCTTGTGGAGGCAAACAGTCTCAGAAGCAAGGAGAACAATCGGCAGATGCAACTTCAGAAACAGCAGTCAAAAATGAATCAAATCTCTTGGCAAAGAAAAAGTATCCTATAGAAAAGGGGATAATCCATCAAAAGATAAATGCAGCCGGCTTTGAAACTACACCTGTAATTTACTTTGATAAATGGGGAGATTGGCAAGCAACAGAGTCTTCTGTAGAGATGGAAATTATGGGAGTGAAAGGTGGTAGTCACAGCCTTAATATTGTTAAGGGTGATGAACACTGGGATATTGATTTAACTGAAAAGAAAGGTAGATATTATAAGCTTACAGCAAAGATTAATGATCTGGGAGTCGATATTAATACGTTAAGTAAAGAGATGATGAAAGAAATGAAGATAGAAGATTTGGGTGAAGAGACTTTCCTTGGCTATAAATGCAAAAAACTGAAGGTTAAGAACGACAAGATGAAGATGAATATGACTTATTTGACCTATGGTAACCTTATGATGAAAATGGATGGCGAAGCAATGGGCATTAAAACGAAGATGGAGGTTACTAAAATAGAAACTGCTACTCCGCCGGCTGAGAAATTTAATGTACCAAAAGGGGTGAAAATAGAAGGTGAGAAATAG
- a CDS encoding glycoside hydrolase family 43 protein, with the protein MMKDVRYLVENDYMADPAVHVFNDRLYIYPSHDWESGIPENDNGDHFDMRDYHVFSTDDVMNGEIKDHGVVLKVEDIPWAGRQLWDCDVAYKDGKYYMYFPLKDKNDVFHIGVAVSDCPEGPFVPQSDPIKGSYSIDPAILDDGDGNYYMYFGGLWGGQLQRYRDNKALECAIFPADNESAIPSRVVKLSKDMLEFAEEPKPVVIQDETGKPLTAGDNERRFFEASWVHKYNGKYYFSYSTGDTHLLCYAIGDNPYGPFVYQGVILQPVVGWTTHHAIAEYKGKWYLFHHDCVPSNGQTWLRSLKVCELEYTQDGKIKTVNE; encoded by the coding sequence ATTATGAAAGATGTAAGATATTTAGTTGAGAATGATTACATGGCAGATCCGGCCGTACATGTATTTAACGATAGATTGTATATATACCCATCTCATGACTGGGAATCAGGGATTCCGGAAAATGATAATGGCGATCATTTTGATATGCGCGATTATCATGTGTTTTCTACAGATGATGTGATGAACGGTGAGATTAAAGATCATGGTGTGGTACTGAAGGTAGAAGATATTCCATGGGCCGGACGTCAGCTTTGGGACTGCGATGTAGCTTACAAAGACGGAAAATATTACATGTACTTTCCGCTAAAAGATAAGAATGATGTTTTTCACATTGGTGTTGCTGTGAGCGATTGTCCTGAAGGTCCGTTTGTTCCTCAATCAGATCCAATAAAAGGGAGCTACAGCATTGATCCTGCCATATTAGATGATGGTGACGGAAATTATTATATGTATTTTGGTGGCTTGTGGGGTGGTCAGCTTCAGCGTTATCGTGATAACAAAGCATTGGAATGTGCAATATTTCCCGCTGATAACGAATCTGCTATTCCTTCACGTGTAGTGAAATTGAGTAAAGATATGCTTGAATTTGCAGAAGAGCCAAAACCTGTTGTTATTCAGGATGAAACCGGTAAGCCACTGACTGCAGGCGATAACGAACGTCGTTTTTTTGAAGCTTCATGGGTGCATAAATACAACGGGAAATATTATTTCTCTTATTCAACAGGTGATACACATTTATTGTGTTATGCAATTGGTGATAACCCTTACGGACCATTTGTTTATCAGGGTGTTATATTGCAACCGGTTGTAGGATGGACCACTCACCATGCAATAGCCGAGTACAAAGGTAAATGGTATTTATTCCACCACGATTGTGTTCCTTCAAATGGTCAAACATGGCTTCGCAGCCTCAAAGTTTGCGAATTAGAATACACGCAGGATGGAAAAATAAAAACAGTGAATGAATAA
- a CDS encoding anaerobic sulfatase-maturation protein → MSDKNITPFARPLYVMVKSVGSVCNLSCDYCYYLEKSKLYKEAKNHVMSEELLEKFIDEYINSQTMPQVLFTWHGGEPLMRPVSFYRKAIDLQKKYARGRTIDNSIQTNGTLITDEWCRFFKEHNFLVGVSIDGPQEFHDEYRKNRQGQPSFAKVMKGIELLKKHGVEYNAMAVVNDFNADYPLDFYHFFKEIDCHYIQFTPIVERISQRADGLSLSSPIQNEKAELTDFSVSPEQWGNFLCTIFDEWVREDVGNYYIQLFDSTLANWIGEQPGVCSMAKNCGHAGVMEYNGDVYSCDHFVFPEYKLGNLYSNTLVEMMYSDKQTKFGEAKSKTLPTQCKECEFLFACNGECPKNRFTFTETGEPGLNYLCKGYHKFFKHIAPYMDFMKNELMNERPPANVMEWIKE, encoded by the coding sequence ATGAGTGATAAAAATATAACGCCTTTTGCCAGGCCTCTTTATGTGATGGTGAAATCCGTGGGATCAGTTTGCAACCTTTCCTGTGATTATTGTTATTACCTTGAAAAATCGAAACTGTATAAAGAGGCTAAGAATCATGTAATGAGCGAAGAACTTTTAGAGAAGTTTATTGATGAATATATTAATTCTCAGACAATGCCGCAGGTACTATTTACATGGCATGGGGGAGAACCTTTGATGAGGCCAGTAAGCTTTTATAGGAAAGCGATAGATTTACAGAAAAAATATGCCAGAGGAAGAACTATTGATAACAGTATTCAGACAAATGGAACACTGATCACTGATGAATGGTGCCGGTTTTTCAAAGAACACAATTTTCTTGTCGGAGTATCAATTGACGGACCTCAGGAGTTTCATGATGAGTATCGTAAAAACAGGCAAGGTCAACCGTCATTTGCTAAGGTGATGAAAGGCATTGAATTATTGAAAAAGCATGGTGTGGAATATAATGCAATGGCTGTTGTAAACGACTTTAATGCTGATTATCCATTGGACTTTTATCACTTCTTTAAAGAGATTGATTGTCATTATATTCAGTTTACTCCTATAGTTGAACGAATTTCTCAACGTGCCGACGGACTATCTTTATCTTCACCTATCCAAAATGAAAAAGCTGAATTGACGGATTTTAGTGTGTCCCCTGAGCAATGGGGTAATTTCCTTTGTACTATATTCGATGAGTGGGTTCGTGAAGATGTAGGCAATTATTATATTCAGCTTTTCGATTCAACTTTAGCCAATTGGATTGGTGAACAGCCCGGTGTTTGTTCTATGGCAAAGAACTGTGGCCATGCCGGCGTAATGGAATATAACGGAGATGTTTATTCCTGCGACCATTTTGTCTTCCCGGAGTATAAATTAGGTAACTTATATTCAAATACTCTGGTTGAAATGATGTATAGCGATAAGCAGACAAAATTTGGTGAAGCTAAATCAAAGACTCTGCCTACACAGTGTAAAGAGTGCGAATTCTTGTTTGCCTGCAATGGGGAGTGTCCCAAAAATCGTTTTACTTTTACCGAAACTGGCGAACCGGGATTAAATTATTTGTGTAAAGGTTATCACAAGTTCTTTAAACATATAGCACCTTATATGGATTTTATGAAAAATGAGCTTATGAATGAACGACCTCCTGCAAATGTAATGGAATGGATTAAAGAGTAG
- a CDS encoding glycoside-pentoside-hexuronide (GPH):cation symporter encodes MNAQSQKVSMLEKVGYSLGDCSANLVFQMMMIYQTKFYTDVFGLEGAVAGTVMLVARIADAFVDPTVGILSDRTKSRYGKFRPWVLWTALPFMVFYILAFTNPGIQDKGLVALYATISYTLLMSIYSFNNTPYSSLGGVMSSDIKERTSITSIRFVAATIAQFVVQGLTLPLVRKFSAGGSIGHGWFCTVSIFAVIGFIFLIIAFLSARERITPPPSQKTNIRQDLKDVVASIPWRAMFILTLFIFITLAMWGSAMNYYFENYVDANALYAFLGKLGLVATTSSDGVLHTVLNAFGLIVSGPDKAYEVGFGVFNMLGALVQFFGVIFLSGFLANRYGKKQVFIVCLALTTLFTAMFYFPGKKDVEFMFLLNFLKSLAYAPTVPLLWAMIADVADYSEYVNHRRATGLVFAGVVFALKAGLGIGGAILGFLLSGFGYVSGAGVNQSDTAINGILLSSSLIPATTFFIGVLALYFYPITKKYNQKMQAELLVYRSESEK; translated from the coding sequence ATGAATGCACAAAGTCAAAAAGTGTCGATGCTAGAAAAAGTCGGCTACAGTTTGGGAGATTGTTCTGCCAATCTGGTGTTCCAAATGATGATGATTTACCAGACCAAATTTTATACGGATGTTTTTGGTCTTGAAGGTGCTGTTGCAGGAACAGTAATGCTGGTTGCTCGTATTGCCGATGCATTTGTCGATCCAACAGTCGGAATCTTGTCCGACAGAACAAAATCTCGTTATGGTAAATTCCGTCCATGGGTATTATGGACAGCGTTACCTTTTATGGTATTTTATATACTTGCTTTTACCAATCCTGGTATTCAGGACAAAGGTTTAGTGGCGCTTTACGCAACAATCTCTTATACACTGCTGATGTCCATCTATTCATTTAATAACACCCCTTATTCTTCGTTGGGAGGAGTAATGAGTAGTGATATAAAAGAACGTACCAGTATAACATCAATTCGTTTTGTTGCAGCAACCATTGCACAGTTTGTGGTTCAGGGATTAACACTTCCACTTGTTCGCAAATTCTCTGCGGGAGGAAGCATTGGACATGGCTGGTTCTGTACCGTTAGTATTTTTGCTGTTATTGGTTTCATCTTTTTAATAATAGCCTTCCTTTCAGCCCGTGAACGTATTACACCTCCACCTAGTCAGAAAACAAATATCAGACAAGATCTTAAAGATGTTGTAGCCAGTATTCCATGGCGTGCAATGTTTATTCTCACTCTGTTTATTTTCATAACATTGGCAATGTGGGGAAGTGCGATGAATTACTATTTTGAAAATTATGTTGATGCTAATGCTCTTTATGCTTTTCTTGGTAAACTAGGATTGGTGGCAACAACATCTTCCGATGGTGTTCTTCATACAGTTCTAAATGCATTCGGACTCATAGTAAGTGGTCCGGATAAAGCTTATGAAGTAGGTTTTGGTGTATTTAACATGCTTGGAGCATTAGTGCAGTTCTTTGGCGTTATTTTCTTATCCGGCTTTTTGGCTAACCGCTATGGAAAGAAACAAGTCTTTATTGTTTGTCTGGCTTTAACTACATTATTTACGGCTATGTTCTATTTCCCAGGAAAGAAAGATGTAGAATTTATGTTCTTACTCAACTTCTTAAAGAGTTTGGCGTATGCACCAACCGTACCTTTATTGTGGGCAATGATAGCCGATGTGGCCGATTATTCTGAGTATGTAAATCACCGCCGGGCTACCGGACTGGTTTTTGCAGGTGTTGTTTTCGCTTTAAAAGCCGGACTTGGTATTGGTGGAGCTATTTTAGGTTTCTTACTTTCAGGATTTGGTTATGTATCTGGAGCAGGTGTTAATCAAAGTGATACAGCGATAAATGGTATACTCCTTTCATCAAGTCTTATCCCGGCAACAACATTCTTTATAGGTGTTTTAGCACTTTATTTCTACCCAATCACTAAGAAGTATAATCAGAAAATGCAGGCAGAATTACTTGTGTATAGAAGTGAATCAGAAAAATAA
- a CDS encoding bifunctional alpha,alpha-trehalose-phosphate synthase (UDP-forming)/trehalose-phosphatase, translated as MKLFIISNRLPLKATKTESNDFEFCRSEGGLATGLGSLTMDVEKHWIGWPGIYTESDEEKEKIISYLQPYNFHPVFLSQEQIQNFYEGYSNSTLWPLCHYFFSYVDYENKYWESYKEVNELFCQSAAPLLEPGDIIWVQDYHLMLLPQLLRNSTNDVSIGYFHHIPFPSYELFRVLPERADILNGLLGADLIGFHTHDYMRHFVSAAERVLDLRFKLDHVLLDNRIAYADAFPMGINYSLYHDAILNPSVQQKAFELKKDYGTHKLILSVDRLDYSKGILHRLRGFALFLERHPEYKEKVSMAMIIVPSRDKVDRYAGLKTKIDESIGAINGKYSTINWTPVYYFYHSFNFEELVAMYNIADIALVTPLRDGMNLVTKEYLAAKRDTPGVLILSEMAGASIELRESIIVNPNDVGEIERAILKALEMPVDEQLRKLRMMQEDISKQTVVKWANDFVHEIKRIKLQNEALNRKRIEYSIFKQIQGKYKEAASRLLILDYDGTLCKFCNIPEDAVPTPELMEVLSKLCEDKKNKVVISSGRDHHTLDRWFSHLPVDLAAEHGAFYKEKGIWNENVQANHWDEEIISILQSFIDKTPHSRLEQKETALVWHYRNVDTWLASLREQQLINALITPCARQNLQIMQGDKIVEIKSPLYTKGSEARRILQNDQFDFILAMGDDVTDEDTFRELPADAYTIKIGNISEIARYSLLSQSEVLPFLKRLTEK; from the coding sequence ATGAAACTTTTTATTATATCAAACAGACTTCCTTTGAAAGCGACTAAGACAGAATCAAATGATTTTGAATTTTGCCGTAGTGAAGGTGGACTTGCCACAGGGTTAGGATCACTAACTATGGATGTGGAAAAACATTGGATAGGGTGGCCGGGTATTTATACAGAATCAGATGAGGAAAAGGAAAAGATAATAAGTTATCTTCAACCATATAATTTCCATCCGGTATTCCTGTCTCAGGAACAGATACAAAACTTTTATGAGGGATACAGTAATAGTACCCTTTGGCCTCTCTGCCATTACTTTTTTTCTTATGTTGATTATGAAAACAAGTATTGGGAATCTTATAAAGAAGTTAATGAACTTTTTTGCCAGAGTGCAGCACCACTACTTGAACCGGGAGATATTATCTGGGTGCAGGACTACCACCTGATGCTTCTTCCTCAGTTGCTTAGAAATTCTACAAATGATGTCAGCATTGGCTACTTTCACCATATACCGTTCCCGTCTTATGAACTGTTTCGTGTACTTCCGGAAAGGGCCGATATTTTGAACGGACTATTGGGAGCCGATTTGATAGGTTTTCATACTCACGATTATATGCGGCATTTTGTGAGTGCTGCCGAACGTGTTCTGGATTTGCGGTTTAAGCTTGACCATGTGTTGCTAGATAACCGGATTGCTTATGCCGATGCCTTTCCCATGGGGATAAATTATTCTTTGTATCATGATGCCATACTCAATCCTTCTGTTCAGCAAAAAGCTTTTGAACTTAAGAAGGACTATGGAACTCATAAGTTAATTCTTTCTGTAGACAGGCTTGATTACAGTAAAGGAATACTTCATCGTCTGAGAGGGTTTGCTCTATTCCTCGAAAGGCATCCCGAATATAAAGAGAAGGTATCAATGGCTATGATTATTGTTCCTTCAAGAGATAAAGTGGACAGGTATGCCGGTTTGAAAACAAAAATAGATGAATCTATTGGTGCCATTAATGGAAAATATTCTACGATAAACTGGACACCGGTTTATTATTTCTATCATAGCTTTAATTTCGAGGAACTGGTTGCCATGTATAATATTGCAGATATTGCTTTGGTTACTCCGCTCAGAGATGGCATGAATCTGGTAACAAAAGAATATCTTGCAGCCAAGAGAGATACTCCGGGAGTATTGATTCTGAGTGAAATGGCTGGTGCGTCAATTGAATTGAGAGAATCAATTATTGTGAATCCCAATGATGTGGGAGAGATAGAACGGGCTATTTTAAAGGCTCTGGAAATGCCAGTTGACGAACAACTGCGGAAACTACGGATGATGCAGGAAGATATATCAAAGCAAACAGTAGTCAAATGGGCAAATGATTTTGTTCACGAAATTAAAAGAATCAAATTGCAAAACGAAGCTTTGAATAGAAAAAGAATAGAGTATAGCATTTTTAAGCAGATTCAGGGAAAGTATAAAGAAGCAGCAAGCAGACTCCTGATTCTGGATTATGACGGAACGCTTTGTAAATTCTGCAATATTCCGGAAGATGCTGTGCCTACGCCTGAATTAATGGAAGTACTTTCAAAACTTTGCGAAGATAAAAAGAATAAAGTAGTTATTAGCAGCGGAAGAGATCATCACACTTTAGATCGTTGGTTTAGTCATTTACCGGTTGATCTGGCTGCCGAGCATGGTGCGTTCTACAAAGAAAAGGGTATCTGGAATGAAAATGTTCAGGCCAACCACTGGGATGAGGAAATTATTTCCATTCTTCAATCATTTATTGATAAAACACCACATTCCAGATTAGAACAAAAAGAAACAGCCTTAGTGTGGCATTACCGGAATGTAGATACATGGCTGGCTTCCTTACGCGAACAGCAATTGATTAATGCTTTAATAACTCCTTGTGCAAGGCAAAATCTTCAGATTATGCAGGGAGACAAAATTGTTGAAATCAAATCACCTCTTTACACAAAAGGTTCGGAGGCCCGCAGAATATTGCAAAACGATCAGTTCGACTTTATCCTCGCCATGGGAGACGATGTAACAGATGAAGATACTTTTCGTGAACTTCCCGCTGATGCGTATACTATAAAAATAGGAAATATTTCCGAAATTGCTCGTTACAGCTTGTTGTCACAATCGGAAGTACTTCCCTTTTTAAAACGGTTGACTGAAAAATAA
- a CDS encoding glycoside hydrolase family 15 protein, whose translation MEHLNYGAIGNCRTAALISDKGSIDWFCIPEFDSPSIFAKILDKDKGGCLSFIVDDKYRTSQKYIEHTNILSTTFESDEGGFEVIDFMPRYNISELKGYFMPPEIHRIIRYKYGRPRFRVNYDPRMNYAQAEVYHITGPKYLKTYSKLSNRDTIYFYSSLDFNKIINKAEFEITHDEYIIISYNQKLIKINLDRVEIDYERTKVYWLNWCNRSKKYIKYNKEIERSILVLKLMTYNRSGAVLAALTTSIPESVGDIRNWDYRFCWLRDASMSIETLIKTGHQGTAQRFISFILNIVRSKQETLQIMYSIRGDRQLKEEELPHLSGFKNSRPVRIGNAAYIQKQNDSFGYLMDVLYKYYRYSLGTLDEVESMFAVVKNVVKTVTEDWKKPDKGIWEIRGEEKHFVFSKIMCWVAIDRAAKIACFLHNDSYSKRWRETAEIIKEDVLENGWNEEIQSFSQSYGSTDLDASLLLMEAYGFISEDDPKYKKTVDAIYQSLNYKGLMYRYNNKDDFGKPSSAFTICTFWMIRALFVTGKEEEALNMFNELISYANHLGLFSEDLDFETKDQLGNFPQAYSHLALIDTALLFSKEIEGPKFVKP comes from the coding sequence ATGGAACATCTCAATTATGGAGCTATTGGTAACTGTAGAACCGCAGCATTAATTTCCGATAAAGGAAGTATTGACTGGTTTTGTATTCCCGAATTTGATTCACCTTCTATATTTGCTAAGATCCTGGACAAAGATAAAGGAGGGTGTCTGAGTTTTATTGTTGATGATAAATACAGAACAAGTCAGAAATATATTGAGCATACAAACATTCTGTCTACTACATTCGAATCGGACGAAGGAGGATTTGAGGTTATTGATTTTATGCCGCGCTACAATATCAGTGAACTAAAAGGATATTTTATGCCTCCGGAAATTCACCGGATAATACGTTATAAATACGGGAGACCTCGCTTCAGAGTGAACTATGATCCTCGAATGAATTATGCTCAGGCAGAAGTGTATCATATAACGGGACCAAAATATCTGAAAACATATTCTAAACTGAGCAACCGGGATACGATCTATTTTTATTCCAGTTTAGATTTCAACAAAATAATCAATAAGGCCGAATTCGAAATTACGCATGATGAATATATTATAATTTCATATAACCAGAAACTGATTAAGATTAACCTTGATAGAGTGGAAATAGATTACGAACGAACAAAAGTATATTGGCTAAACTGGTGTAACCGCTCTAAGAAATACATAAAATATAATAAAGAGATAGAGCGTAGCATTCTTGTTCTGAAACTTATGACTTATAACCGGTCGGGAGCTGTTCTTGCAGCTTTGACAACCAGCATACCCGAATCGGTAGGTGATATACGAAACTGGGATTACCGTTTCTGCTGGCTTCGTGATGCTTCCATGTCTATTGAAACACTTATAAAAACGGGACATCAGGGCACAGCTCAACGTTTTATATCGTTTATTTTAAACATTGTAAGATCTAAACAAGAAACATTGCAGATAATGTACAGCATTCGTGGAGACCGCCAATTAAAAGAAGAAGAATTGCCGCACTTGAGTGGATTTAAAAATTCGCGTCCTGTAAGAATTGGGAATGCTGCTTATATACAAAAGCAGAATGATTCATTTGGGTATCTGATGGATGTCCTTTACAAATACTATCGTTACTCTTTAGGTACTTTGGATGAAGTAGAGAGCATGTTTGCAGTAGTAAAGAATGTAGTAAAAACAGTTACCGAAGACTGGAAAAAGCCGGATAAAGGTATCTGGGAAATACGTGGAGAAGAAAAGCATTTTGTTTTTTCTAAAATAATGTGTTGGGTGGCTATAGACAGAGCTGCAAAGATTGCCTGCTTTCTGCATAACGACAGTTATTCGAAAAGATGGAGGGAGACTGCAGAAATCATAAAGGAAGATGTTCTTGAGAATGGATGGAATGAAGAAATTCAGAGCTTTTCTCAATCATACGGCAGCACTGATCTGGATGCTTCTTTGCTATTAATGGAAGCATACGGATTTATAAGTGAAGATGACCCTAAATATAAAAAGACAGTTGATGCTATTTATCAAAGTTTAAATTACAAAGGACTGATGTATCGCTACAATAATAAAGATGATTTTGGTAAACCTTCTTCCGCTTTTACCATTTGTACTTTCTGGATGATTCGCGCTTTGTTTGTAACAGGAAAAGAAGAAGAAGCATTGAATATGTTTAATGAGCTGATAAGCTATGCCAATCATTTAGGACTATTTAGCGAAGACCTGGATTTTGAAACAAAAGACCAGCTGGGCAATTTTCCGCAAGCTTATTCTCATCTTGCATTGATTGACACGGCGCTTCTTTTTTCCAAAGAAATAGAAGGGCCAAAATTTGTAAAACCGTAG